ACACAAAGGGTTTATACCAAGAATGGTAGATCCGGGAGCAGAACAATATTATAAGAAAATAGCGGGTATTCCTGCTCGTAGTAAACGAAGACCAACGTTTTTGGAGAACATGAAATTTATGGTCGATTATCAGTTCGGATACATGTATGGTCGTTATTTTATGTGGAACTTCGTAGGAAGACAAAATGATATTCAAGGACATTTAGATTATGAAAATGGAAATTGGTTGAGTGGTGTTAACTTTATCGATGAAATTCGTTTAGGCCCTCAAACTAACTTGCCAGATGAAATTCAGAACAACAAAGGAAGAAATAAATATTACTTCTTACCACTAATTTTAGGAATCATAGGGTTGCTGTACCATGCAAAGAAAGACCAAAAGAATTTATATGTTTTAGGATTGTTCTTTGTGTTTACAGGTTTCGCTATTATTTTCTACACCAACCCAAAACCATTTGAACCAAGAGAACGTGATTATGCAGTTGTAGGATCGTTTTATGTATTTGCTATGTGGATTGGTTTTGGAGTCTTAGCATTATACGATTACTTAAAATCATATGCATCTAAGAAAACCATTGCTATGGCAGTTTCAGTGGTTTCTTTATTGGCTGTTCCTGTATTAATGGGATTCCAAAACTGGGATGATCATGATAGAGGTGATAGATATACTGCGCAATTAAATGCACAAACTTATTTAGAAAGTTGCGATCCGAATGCAATCATATTTACCATTGGTGATAATGATACCTTCCCACTTTGGTATATGCAGCAAATGGAAGGAGTTCGTACCGATATTAAAATTGTAAACACAAGTTTATTTGCAACAGATTGGTATATAGATCAAATGAAGAAGAAAACGTATGAAGCAGATCCGATACCATCTCGATTAACGCACGATCAATATAAGTACGGAACGTTAGATGTGGCTTATTTCTATCCATTACCACAATTAAAAGATTCTATTTTACCAATTGGAGATTTTATGCGTTGGATAGAAAGTGATAACGATGCTACATATTTAAGTGCTGGAGAAGATTCTAAAGAAAAGTTTTATCCAACGAACAGAATACGTATTCCAGTGAACAAAAAGAACGCTATTGAATCTGGAATTGTAGCATTAAAAGATGCAGATAAAATATTAGACTATATAGATATTGAAATAGGTGAAGTATTGCCTAAGAACAGAATTTTAATGTTAGATATCTTAAATAATTTTGACTGGAAACGTCCAATTTATTTTACAGGAGGATCTAATTCTGATGATGAATATATTTGGATGAAGGATTATTTACAGTTAGACGGAATGGCCTATAAATTGGTTCCGATTAAAACATCAAATGAAGGAAAGTCAATGTTTGATATGGGACGTATCGACCCAGAGAAGATGTATGCTAATGTAAAGAAGTGGGATTGGAAGACTATTAATAATGGAGAAATCTATTTAGACGAACAAACTAAGAGAAATGCTATTTCGTTACGTAATAACTTAATGCGCTTGTCTGAAGAGTTTTTAAAGAAAGGAGATTCTGTACAAGCAAAGGATGTATTGGATTTATCTTTATACAAAATGCCAATTAAAGATTTTGATCATTATAGTATTTCATTAGGATATCCTGAGTTGTATTATCGCATTGGTGATAATGAGAAAGCACAAGAAACCGCAGGAACCTTAGCAGATATCTTTAAACAAAGATTAAAGTATTACAGTACTTTTAGAGGAGACGATGAAAACTTAATATTAGAAAACCTTGAAACTACTTTGTACATGTATCAAAATGTTGTGCAACAGATAGCGCAATATGATAAGGATGAAGAGTACGGTAGGAAAATGTTTGAAGATTATGTAAATCATGCTAGGTTGTTCAAGCATTTAATGCCAGAGGAAGAAGAACCGTTATTAGAAGAATTAGACTCTATAAAACCATAACATCTTGAGGTTTTATCTAATCAAAACACCACGTATTATAAAGAAGCTATTCTTTAATTATACGTGGTGTTTTGCATCTAAACAAAAAGAAGTTTACTTAACGTTTGACGATGGACCAACCCCTAAAATAACTTCATTCGTGTTAGATGAATTGGAAAAGTACAATGCGAAAGCTACTTTTTTTTGCATTGGAAAGAATATTGAAAACCATCCAGAGATATTCAAGAGAATTGTTGATGAAGGACATACGATTGGGAATCATACACAGAATCATTTTAACGGATGGGAACATACTAAAAATGATTATGTAATCAACGTTCAAAGGTGCGAAGAGGTAATTGGTCAATATACTGCAGGAATTTCTCAAAAACATTTGTTTAGACCACCTTATGGAAAAATTAAACGTTCTCAGGCACACGAATTGAGAAAAAAAGGATACCAGTTAATTATGTGGGACGTGTTGTCTGCCGACTTTGATAAGCGCGTGTCTAAAGAGGAATGTTTAAGAAACGTAATGTTACATACAAAGAAAGGAAGTATTGTAGTGTTTCACGATAGTGTTAAAGCTAGCGAAAGACTATGCTATGCTTTGCCAAAAGTATTAGAAAAGCTATCGAAAAAAGGATTTAGTTTTAAGGCAATTTAAACGTATTGCTGCACTAAACCAATTAAAGTATTTGCATCTTGCTCACCTGTTTGACGCCACATCATTTCCCCATTTTTATAAATCATAAAAGTAGGATTTCCTTTTACACGAAGTGCCTCAGCAAGAATTTCATTCTTCTTTATGTCAATCTTGATAACTTTGGCTTTATCACCTAAAGCAGCAGCAACATCTCGAAGAGTATCTAAACTAGGTTCAAATTCTTCCCAATCTGTGTAAAAATCGATTAACACAGGTTTGTTGATACTTATGATTTCACCAAACTTTGTCATTTTTTGCATACGGTTTTTAAGTAAAATGCCTAAAATTACTAATTTTTTTATTATGTCTATATGAAATTAAGGTTAAAAATGCTGAAAATCAGGCTTTTTTTAACTTTATGACGGTGATTTCGGGCCAAATTCCCACTCTTCCAGGAAAAGCA
The sequence above is a segment of the Tenacibaculum sp. 190130A14a genome. Coding sequences within it:
- a CDS encoding polysaccharide deacetylase family protein, producing MRFYLIKTPRIIKKLFFNYTWCFASKQKEVYLTFDDGPTPKITSFVLDELEKYNAKATFFCIGKNIENHPEIFKRIVDEGHTIGNHTQNHFNGWEHTKNDYVINVQRCEEVIGQYTAGISQKHLFRPPYGKIKRSQAHELRKKGYQLIMWDVLSADFDKRVSKEECLRNVMLHTKKGSIVVFHDSVKASERLCYALPKVLEKLSKKGFSFKAI
- a CDS encoding DUF2723 domain-containing protein, giving the protein MNNFSYKKWNTILGWVSFAIALITYTLTLEPTVSSWDCGEYISTAVKLEVGHPPGAPLFQMLGAFFAMFTNDPSQFAKMVNFMSALASAFTILFMFWSITNLAKKMAVKNNKFGNGEKIAVLGSGLVGALAYTFSDSFWFSAVEGEVYAMSSFLMALLFWLGLKWENEIHSSRGNKWLVLISFVVGLSFGVHILSLLVIPSIVMLYFFKTYKNITLKTTAIATLVSILVLAGVFKFLFPFTLKFFSVAELFFINSIGLPYNSGTIIAGLLLIGLFYYGLSYTRKKNLVTANTLVLSVLFIMIGFSSWLMLPIRANADTVINENNPSSARELLAYYNREQYGDANVFYDKYYSFAYDREQDKTNPYKDDKPKYEKRNGKYEIVNNYKNVLPNWSSKHKGFIPRMVDPGAEQYYKKIAGIPARSKRRPTFLENMKFMVDYQFGYMYGRYFMWNFVGRQNDIQGHLDYENGNWLSGVNFIDEIRLGPQTNLPDEIQNNKGRNKYYFLPLILGIIGLLYHAKKDQKNLYVLGLFFVFTGFAIIFYTNPKPFEPRERDYAVVGSFYVFAMWIGFGVLALYDYLKSYASKKTIAMAVSVVSLLAVPVLMGFQNWDDHDRGDRYTAQLNAQTYLESCDPNAIIFTIGDNDTFPLWYMQQMEGVRTDIKIVNTSLFATDWYIDQMKKKTYEADPIPSRLTHDQYKYGTLDVAYFYPLPQLKDSILPIGDFMRWIESDNDATYLSAGEDSKEKFYPTNRIRIPVNKKNAIESGIVALKDADKILDYIDIEIGEVLPKNRILMLDILNNFDWKRPIYFTGGSNSDDEYIWMKDYLQLDGMAYKLVPIKTSNEGKSMFDMGRIDPEKMYANVKKWDWKTINNGEIYLDEQTKRNAISLRNNLMRLSEEFLKKGDSVQAKDVLDLSLYKMPIKDFDHYSISLGYPELYYRIGDNEKAQETAGTLADIFKQRLKYYSTFRGDDENLILENLETTLYMYQNVVQQIAQYDKDEEYGRKMFEDYVNHARLFKHLMPEEEEPLLEELDSIKP
- a CDS encoding thioredoxin family protein, translating into MTKFGEIISINKPVLIDFYTDWEEFEPSLDTLRDVAAALGDKAKVIKIDIKKNEILAEALRVKGNPTFMIYKNGEMMWRQTGEQDANTLIGLVQQYV